Genomic DNA from Salinibacter pepae:
AGAGAAAACGGCAGGCGGTACGATGTGCCGTCTTTGGAAAGTGGCGAAAGCGTGTCGCCGCGCCCGGTGGCGTAGGCGGCCGGCGCATCCTGGAGAAAAAACGGCACGTCGGCCCCGATCGTGCGTCCGATCTGTCGGAGCACGTCGGGAGACGGGTCCACGTCCCACAGCCGCGCGAGGAGCCGGAGTGTGGCCGCGGCGTCGCTGGATCCACTGCCCAGGCCGGCGCCGTACGGCACCCGCTTCTCGAGGTGAAGGTCGGCGCCTGCGGGCACGTCACACGCCGCCGCAAGCCGGTGGGCCGCCTGCAGGCACAAGTTGTCCCTGTCTGTGGGGAGCGACGGGTCCGAGCATGTGAGGGAGAGGGCGTCGGCGGGCGCCGCGGCAATCGTATCGGCCCAGTCGATCCGGTGCAGGATCGTTTCGATGTCGTGGTACCCGTCGGGGCGCCGACGAAGGACGTGGAGGCCCAGGTTAATCTTGGCCGGGGCATCTTGGACGAGGGGCATCGACCGGGGGACGGGACGGTGAGAAAACGCGCGAAGCAGTGTAGATTTGGGCTGCCCTTCTGTCTTCCCGTGCCTACGACGACTGCGAGTCGGCAGGGGGGCGCGCGGCGACACGGGCCCCCTTGGAGGGAATGGGGGAGATCCAGGCCTCCGTGGACACGTCGTGCTGCGCGAAGGCCTCGACCATGGCGTCCCGCACGCGCTCGGCCTGATCGGGCCCCTCGCACCAGGCGAACAGGGTGGGGCCGGCGCCCGAAAGCGAGCAGCCCAGGGCGTCGTGCGCCCGTGCCGCGTCCTGCACGTCCGCGAAGCCGGGAACGAGCGCGGCCCGGTGGGGCTCCACGATCAGGTCGCGCAGGGCGCGCCCGATGAGCGCGAGGTCGTCGCGGTAGCAGCCGGCCACGAACGCGCCCAGGTGCGCCGTCTGCCGGACCGACTCGGACAGCGGAATCGTGTCGGGCAGGCACGCCCGTGCCTCCCGGGTCGGGAGGACCCGGTCCGGGTGGACGAGGACACAGCGGATGCCGGAGGGGACCGGGATCGGCACTACGTCCGGGGGGTCCATCTCGCGGGTGAGCACGAGGCCGCCGAACAGACAGGGGGCGACATTGTCGGGGTGCAGGTCGCCGCTTGCGACGGCCTCCCCGGCCAGCGCGTGGGGCAACAACGCCGCCCGCGACCAGGACGCCGAAAGCAGCTCGGCCCCGGCCACGACCGCGCCCACGGCGGAGGCGGCCGAGCCCCCAAGCCCGGACCCGAGTGGGATGCCCTTCTCGATGGACACCTCGAAGCCGCCGCTCATGCCCGTGGCGTCCCGAAGAGACTGCAGGGCGACGGTGGCCGTGTTGTCGGCGGGCGTGGTGGGCAGGTCGGGGACGCGCCCGGTGATGGAGCCAACCCGCACCGTCGGGTCGTCGAGCCGCCGCACCGTCACCCGGTCGCCGAGGCCGTCGAGGGCCCCCCCCAGCACGTCGTACCC
This window encodes:
- the ispE gene encoding 4-(cytidine 5'-diphospho)-2-C-methyl-D-erythritol kinase, which gives rise to MPLVQDAPAKINLGLHVLRRRPDGYHDIETILHRIDWADTIAAAPADALSLTCSDPSLPTDRDNLCLQAAHRLAAACDVPAGADLHLEKRVPYGAGLGSGSSDAAATLRLLARLWDVDPSPDVLRQIGRTIGADVPFFLQDAPAAYATGRGDTLSPLSKDGTSYRLPFSLLIAVPSVAVATPWAYDRVSPTEANRPDLRRLVLSNDLSRWGQVLTNDFEAPVAAAEPAVDATRAALQETDAACVSLSGSGSAVYGLFEETAAARAALQSLKPLDLRTHLMPAPN
- a CDS encoding homoserine kinase encodes the protein MKSEVTVFAPASMGNVAVGYDVLGGALDGLGDRVTVRRLDDPTVRVGSITGRVPDLPTTPADNTATVALQSLRDATGMSGGFEVSIEKGIPLGSGLGGSAASAVGAVVAGAELLSASWSRAALLPHALAGEAVASGDLHPDNVAPCLFGGLVLTREMDPPDVVPIPVPSGIRCVLVHPDRVLPTREARACLPDTIPLSESVRQTAHLGAFVAGCYRDDLALIGRALRDLIVEPHRAALVPGFADVQDAARAHDALGCSLSGAGPTLFAWCEGPDQAERVRDAMVEAFAQHDVSTEAWISPIPSKGARVAARPPADSQSS